The following coding sequences lie in one Brettanomyces bruxellensis chromosome 6, complete sequence genomic window:
- the RPL9B_2 gene encoding 60S ribosomal protein L9B yields MKYVSSVQDIEVPEDVSVIIKSRFVKVTGPKGVLTKDLKHVNVTFVPVNKNLIQAHIHNGDRRHVATLRTVKSLITNMITGVTVGFLYKMRFVYAHFPINVSVIEEDGHQVVEIRNFLGDKKLRRVDVPKDVKAEISKAQKDELIVSGISVEEVSQTCANIHQICLVRHKDIRKFLDGIYVSEKGHIIEEL; encoded by the coding sequence ATGAAGTACGTCTCCTCTGTTCAGGACATCGAAGTCCCAGAAGATGTTAGTGTCATCATCAAGTCAAGATTTGTCAAGGTTACAGGCCCAAAGGGTGTTTTGACCAAGGACTTGAAGCACGTCAACGTGACTTTCGTCCCTGTTAACAAGAATCTCATCCAGGCTCATATCCACAATGGTGACAGAAGACATGTTGCCACATTGAGAACTGTCAAGTCTCTTATTACCAACATGATTACCGGTGTTACCGTTGGCTTCCTTTACAAGATGAGATTTGTTTATGCGCATTTCCCTATCAATGTCTCCGTCATTGAGGAGGATGGCCACCAGGTTGTTGAGATCAGAAACTTCTTGGGTGACAAGAAGCTCAGAAGAGTTGATGTTCCAAAGGATGTCAAGGCTGAAATTTCCAAGGCTCAGAAAGATGAGCTTATCGTCTCTGGTATTTCTGTTGAGGAAGTTTCCCAGACATGTGCAAACATCCACCAGATCTGCTTGGTTAGACACAAGGATATCAGAAAGTTCTTGGATGGTATCTACGTCTCCGAGAAGGGTCACATCATTGAGGAATTGTAA
- the HIS3 gene encoding imidazoleglycerol-phosphate dehydratase (BUSCO:EOG09264TJN), translated as MPEQRYAEVRRITKETKVQVILNLDGGKIEVKDSIFGDKAEQDKHALQTTGNQTISVNSGIGFLDHMLHALAKHAGWSMIVECIGDTYIDDHHSTEDIGIALGEAFKKALGAVRGIKRFGTGFAPLDEALSRAVVDISNRPYAVIDIGLKREKIGALSCEMIPHFLESFATSAHITLHVDCLRGFNDHHRAESAFKSLALAIREAISFTGRDDVPSTKGVLM; from the coding sequence ATGCCAGAACAAAGATACGCAGAAGTTAGGAGGATCACAAAGGAAACAAAGGTCCAGGTGATCCTTAATTTAGACGGAGGAAAGATCGAAGTTAAAGACTCTATATTTGGTGATAAGGCAGAGCAGGACAAGCATGCACTTCAAACGACAGGCAACCAAACCATATCTGTGAACTCAGGTATCGGATTTCTTGATCATATGCTGCATGCCTTGGCAAAGCATGCCGGATGGTCCATGATTGTCGAATGTATAGGTGATACTTACATAGATGATCATCACAGTACAGAAGATATAGGAATTGCCCTTGGAGAAGCTTTCAAAAAGGCCCTTGGTGCTGTTCGTGGTATCAAGCGTTTTGGTACTGGTTTTGCTCCTTTAGATGAGGCTCTAAGTAGAGCAGTTGTCGATATATCTAATCGTCCTTATGCGGTCATCGATATCGGTCttaaaagagagaaaattGGTGCTCTAAGCTGCGAGATGATTCCTCACTTCTTAGAGTCTTTTGCCACCAGTGCACACATCACATTACACGTTGATTGTCTTCGAGGATTCAATGATCACCATAGGGCTGAAAGTGCCTTTAAATCGCTTGCTCTTGCAATCAGAGAGGCAATCAGCTTTACTGGTCGTGATGATGTTCCTAGTACCAAGGGTGTTTTAATGTAA